The nucleotide sequence CTATTAAAGGAGCATATTCTACTGGATATGGTGAACAACTTATCAAAAATGCTTTTTGTTTAGATGGTGGACAAGTAGAAACTATTTGTCATTTTGAAGCTGCTAAATTCTTTTTGCCTGATGTTGAATTTGTTTTAGATATTGGTGGGCAAGATATGAAATACTTTACAATAGATAAGGGAGTTATTTCATCTATTGTTTTAAATGAGGCATGTTCAAGTGGATGTGGATCATTTATTTCTACATATGCTACTTCGCTTGGATATAGTATTGAAGAGTTTGCTAAATTGGCTCGTCAAGCTAAACGTCCTCTTGATTTAGGGACTAGATGTACGGTCTTTATGAATAGTGGAATTAAACAAGCTTTAGCTATGCAAGTTGGTATTGAAGATATTAGTGCATCGCTTGCTATTTCGGTTGTAAAAAATGCTTTATACAAAGTTATTCGAGCAACTAATTTTAAAGAAGATTTTGGTACTAAAGTCTTAGTGCAAGGTGGAACATTTTATAATGATGCTATCTTAAAAGCATTTGAAGATGAAATTGGTTTTGAAGTAATTAGGCCAAAAATTGCTGGATTAATGGGAGCATTTGGTGCTGCTTTAATTGCCAAAGAAAAAGTTAAAGATAAATCATCTTTATTATCTTTTGATAAAGTTAAATCATTTGTTTATCAAGCCAATAATGTTACTTGTAAATTATGTAGTAATCATTGTTCTTTAACGATTAATAAATTTAGTAGCGGTGAACAATTTATTGCAAACAACAAGTGTTCTAAACCATTAAAAAAGAACAAAGAAGTAGAAGAATATGCAAATATGTATCGATATAAAATTAATTTATTACAATCATACATTGATAAGCAATTTGAGTATGAACTTACTGTGGGTATTCCTCGTGCTTTAAATATGTATGAGAATATTCCGTTTTGGATTGGTTTTTTCAATAGTTTAAAAATAAAAGTAGTAGTTAGTGATTTAACTAATATGAGTTTGATAAAAAAGGGGCAACATACTATTCCTAGTGATACTGTATGTTATCCTGCTAAAATTGTTCATGGTCATATTATTAATCTTCAAGAAAAGGAAATTAAAAATATTTTCTATCCTAATATGCCATATAATGAAATGGAATCATTAAATTTACAAAATCATTATAATTGTCCTGTTGTTGGATGTTATCCAGAATTAATTAATTCAAATTTTGAGTTTGATAATTGTCAGTTTATTATGCCTTATTTATCTTTTGAAAATGAAAAAGAATTTATAAAAGTAATGTATAATGAAATGTTTAAAATTAAAAAAACTAGCAAAATCGCATTAAAAGAGGCGTATCGAGCTGGAAAAAGATTGCTTAATCAGTTTAGAGAAGAAATCTTTGTTGAAGGTGATAGGGTTTTAGAAGAAGTAATTAACAACAATCAACGTGCTTTAGTTTTAGCAGGTAGACCATATCATATTGATCCTGAAATTAATCATGGAATTGATCGTTTAATTAATGATTTAGGTTGTGTTGTTTTAAGTGAAGATAGTTTTAGATTAGATGATTCTAATAAATCGGGAGTTTTAAATCAATGGACATATCATAATAGAATGTATAATTCAGCATTTAAAATTGCAGGACATGATAATATTAACTTGGTTCAACTTGTTTCATTTGGTTGTGGAATTGATGCGATTACAAGTGATGAAGTTAAAAAAATACTTGAAGATAATGGTAAATTATATACCCAAATTAAGATTGATGATATTTCCAATATTGGAAGTGCTAATATTAGAATTAGAAGTTTATTAAATGTAATGGAGTAGATAGAATGGAAGAACGTGTAATATTTACAGAAGAAATGAAAAAAGAATATACTATTTTAATTCCTCAAATGGCGCCTTTTCATTTTGATTTATTATCTTCAACTTTAAATTCCTTTGGATATAAGTCGAAGGTGTTGAAAAATCAAGGTGCAAATTTAGCTTATGAGGGGAACAAATATGTTCATAATGATACTTGTGTTCCAGCGATTTATGTTATCGGGCAATTTTTAGATGCGATTAAATCGGGTGAGTATGATGTTAATAAAATAGCACTAATTATTACTCAAACTGGTGGTGGATGTCGTGCTAGTAATTACATTCACTTGTTGCGTTCTGCTTTAAAAAAAGCTGGATATGGTTTTATTCCTGTTATATCATTAAATGCTAGTAATATTGAGAGTAATCCTGGTTTTAATTTATCAATTCCTTTATTAAAAAAATTAGTTCAGTCAATAACAATTGGTGATTTGATTATGCAATTACATAATGAAACCAAGCCGTATGAAGTTAATGAAAATGAGACTGATGAATTGAGTGAAAAATGGTTGCGTTATCTTGAAAAAGAATATGAGAATAAAACAATTATTTCTAATCATAAAATGTATTCTTATCTTAAAGAGATGGTTGCTGATTATGAAAAAATTCCAACGAAGGATATTAAAAAACCAAAGGTTGGAATTGTTGGGGAAATATATGTTAAGTATAGTCCAGTTGGAAACAATAATTTAGAAAAGTTTTTAATTGATGAGGGTTGCGAGGTTGTAACTCCGGGAATAATGGATTTTTTATTATATACTTTTGAGAGTACTTGTTATGATATTAAACAATATGGTGGTTCAAAACTAAAATCAATTATTTTTAAAATTTTAGCTAAATATATGGAAAAACCACGTGCTAAAGTAAATAGTATTTTAAAAAATACTAAATATCGTCAAATGATAAGTTTTAAAGAACTTCGTCAACTAGCATTGCCTTTTATAGGTTATGGTACACATGTTGGTGAAGGGTGGTTATTAACTGCTGAGATAATTGAATTAATTAATTCTGATGTTACAAATGTAATTACAACTCAACCTTTTGGTTGTTTGCCAAACCACATTGTTGCTCGAGGTATGTTTAAGTCGATTAAAGAAGCTTTTCCTTATGCGAATTTAACTTCTATTGATTTTGATACTTCTTCATCAGCTATTAATCAACAAAATAGAATTAAATTATTAGTTATGAATGCTAAAGAAAAATTGGATGACTAAAATAAAAGTAGATTTAAGAATAATTTTAAATCTACTTTTGTTTTAAATTATTATATTAAAATGCAATATCTTTTTTAATGAAATAGATTGTAATTAGAGCTGTTAAAAACTCTGCAACAATGATACTAGTCCATACACCATTCATTTTAAATAAACTTGATAGAAGAAGTAAAACAGGTAAAGTGATTACTAAACCACGTGCTATTGATATTATGAAAGCATGTTTAGGTTTATCAAGTGAATTTAAATATGATACCATTGGTATATTTAAGGCGATAAAAAAGAATGCAATAAAGTAAGTTAGTAAGCCTTTAGTTGCGATTTTAACAAGTTGTGGATCACTATTAAATAATTGAATAAGTGGTTCATTAAAAAAGAAAATGAATAAATAACTTACAATAGCTATTCCATAAGCTAAAAGCAGGGTGTACTTAAATATCTTTTTTAAATTGACATAATTATTATTACCGTATTCTTCACTAGTAATTGGTTGAATACCTTGTGCTAATCCATTGTAAATTGAAACAAGGATAACGGCTAAATTAGCAATTATTCCATATGCAGCAACGCCGATATTTCCACTGATGTTTAGGATAACTAAGTTAAATGCTAAAATAACAATTCCAGATGAAATTTCATTGATTAAAAATGAACTTCCAAGTAAAAATATTTTATTAATTCTTGAAAAACTTTGTTTAATTTTAATGAATTTAAAAGTATTCTTTTTATTAATGAAATGACTTGTCATAATACATAATGCAATTATTGGTGCTAAACAGGTTGCTAGTGCTGCTCCAAAAATACCCATTGGAATTGGATACATAAAGATGTAATCAAGAATAATATTGCAAAAGCTAGCTATTAACATAGCTATCATAGCTAATCTTGGCGAATTATCATTTCTAATAAAACATAAAAATAAATTTTCGAAAATAAAAGCAGGTGCAAATATTAAGAGTGTTTTTAAATATGTATTTGTCATATCAAGAATTTCAATATTACTACCTAAAAGAGAAGCTAATGGTTTTGAAAAGAATAAACCAACAATTACAAAAATAATTGATAGGATTGCTGCAATATAAATAGACTGACTGAAAAATTTATTTTTTTCTTTTTTATTGTTTGAAAATGAAAAAGCAGTTGCTCCACCCATTCCAATCATTAAGCCAGTTCCCATTATTAAACTGAAAATAGGAATAGCAATGTTTAGTGATGCTAAACCATTTACTCCTAATCTATTTGCAATAAATAATGTATCAGCTAATATATATGCTGACATTCCAATCATGCTTAAAATATTAAATGATGTATATTTAAAAAACTTATTTAAAATATTACCTTCCATAGTTTTTACCTCCAAAAAAAAGATTAATGAAATACATCCTATGGCCTAATGATGTATTTTATTAATACTTTAAGTATTAAGTCCGGCGACTTATATTAGTTATGTTTACATTCTAACAAATTTTTTTATGAATTCCAAGCAGCGACAATATATTTTTTAATATCTTCGCCATAATATTCTTTAAATACTTTATATAAAATAATAGCTGGTATTGAAAGTAAAATACCAATAAAGCCAAATAAGCTACTACCAATAAAAATTGCTGGTAATAAAACTATTGGACTGATGCTGATTGTTTTTTTATGAACCATTGGATTTAATACATTTCCTTCAAAAGTTGGTAAAACAATAACGCATATTAATACTTTAATAAATAAAGCTGGGCTTACAAAAATTGATGTTGCAAGGGCAATTAAGTTAACGATTATTCCTCCATAGTATGGAATAAGATTTGAAAAGGCACATAAAGCAGCAAGTGCCATCCAATCAGGATGTCCGATTAAATAATAAATAACACCATATTCTACTACAGTAATTGCGATAATAATAATTAATCCTTTTAGATAATTCATGTATTCCTTATTTAAACTTTTAACAAAGTTATAATTTCTAGTGCCAAAAACTAATTTTTCTTTAATTGTTTTAACAATTCTTTCTGAATCAAATAAGATATATAAATATAAACAACTTATTAATGCAAAATCAGCAATAAATTTAGTTGACTTTGTAATGGCTAATTGTGTTGTATTAGCAAAGTAATCTAAAGCTTGTTGAGCAGCTTTATCAATATATGGTGATAGATAATCAAATGCTTTTGTAATTTGAGGATTATCTTTTAACCAAGCAATACTATCGGATGAGTTTTGAACTAATTCAATTGCTCTAATTATTTGTGGATAAATTAATTGAACACTTAAAACTCCTACAATAATAATTAATAATAGAAATATGAATAATGTTATTGATGAAGCAAGTGAATTTTTTAACCCTTTATTTCTTAAATATTTAACAAGTGGGTAACTAACATATGCTAATCCTGCTGCAATAAACATATTCATAAAAATACCTAATAAGACACGTAAGGCAGGTGCAAATGTTGGCAACAAGAAAGTTAATAATAGTAAAATTACTAAAATTAAAAAAACTTTAACCATTTTATTCATAAATATCACCTCTACAATTGATTATACCATGAATTAAATGATATTTATAGAAAACAAGGCAAATAAAAGATAAAGCTAAAATATGGACACAAATTGATTACTTTATCAAAACATAGTATAATTAAGACACGGACAAAAGTCCTATACTAAAATTAAGAGAAAGGTTTAGGGTAGATAAAATGAGTAGAAAAATTATTTTTAGTGATAAAGCACCAGCTGCTTTAGGTCCTTATTCACACGCAGTTGAAGCAAATGGAATTTTATTTGTATCAGGTCAAGTTCCATTAGTTCCAGAAACAGGAGAAATTGCTGATGGTGGAATTCAAGGTCAAACAAAACAATCTTTAGCGAATGTTGATGCAATTTTAAAAGAATCTGGATACACAAAATATGATGTAGTTAAGGCAACTATTTTCATTAGCGATATGAATGAGTTTCCACAAATTAATGAAATCTATGGTGAGTATTTTGAATCACACAAACCAGCACGTGCTTGTGTTGAAGTAGCACGTTTACCAAAAGATGTTGGTGTTGAAATTGAAGTAATTGCTATTAAAGAATAATAATATAATTAAAATCTTTTGATTGATATGATCGGAAGATTTTTTTATTTTTAGATACAATCTAAAAAAGAATAAGTAATAATAAGGTAATAGAAAATTAAGAAGTTATTTTAAAGCGACAATAGTGTTGCTTTTTTTATATTCTTAATTATAGTTGTAAAATTTATAAAGACTATTATTTATTTTTAGAGATTATTCTATTTCTTTTCTAAAAAGTTTAAGGTATAATTGGTTCATATGTCGAAGTTTAGGAGGGGTTATATGAAAACATGGCAAGCGAATATTTGTTTAGTTATAGTTGCAATGATTTGGGGTGCTGGATTTGTTGCTACAGAGCAAGCACTAAAGTTTTTAGAACCATTACAAATGCAAATTTTTAGGTTTGGAATTGCTGCATTAATAGTGACGGTGGTGTTTTTTAAAAGATTAAAAAATGCTAGTAAACAATCAATTATCTATGGTTCAATTATTGGATTGGTGTTCTTTATTGCGATGACATTTCAAACTTTTGGCTTAACTGATACAACTGTTCCTAAAAATGCTTTTATTACAGTTACAAATGTTGTTTGGGTTCCATTAATATCGTTTATTATTTTTAAAATAAAACCTAAAGCGTATTTGTTGTATGGAATTATTGTTATGTTAGTAGGTTTCTTCTTTTTAATATTTGAAGTTGATATTTTTAATTTATCAAGTTCATTAGCTTCGCTAAGTTCACAAATGAATGTTACGTTTGGTGATTTTTTAACATTAATTTGTGCAATAGCGTTTGCCGCTCATATAATTTTAGGTGGAAGATTTGTTAAAGATGAGGATCCTATTACTATTTTAATTTTCCAATTATATGTAAGTACAATATTATCAATTGTATTAAGTTGTTTTATGGAAGGTTCACCATTAAATATCGAACCATCTAATCTTGTTAGTGCATTACCTTCATTAACGTTTATGGCAGTTTTTTCCTCGGTAATATCTTTTGCTTTGCAATTGATTGCGCAACAATATGTTCCAGCAGCAAATACTGCAGTTATTTGTAGTACAGAATCATTGTTTGCTTCAATATTTGCAGTATTATTAGGAAGTGTTCCATTAACTAGTTCATTGGTAATTTCTTCTTTTGTTATTACAATTGGAATCATTTGGGCAGAAACAGGATTCAAATTTAAGGAAGAAGGTTAATTTATGAAACTATGGCAAGCACGAGCTAGTTTATTGATTGTTGCACTAATATGGGCTTTTGGATATATTGCAACAGCTGAAACATTAAAATATATAAGTGTTACTCAAATGCAAGTTGTAAGATTTGCAATCAGTGTTATTTTGCTATGTATTGTTTTTAGAAAAAGATTGAAATTAATGAATAAAAGAACTATTATTTATGGTATTTGTTTAGGTTTGGTATTTTTTGTGAGCATGACAATTCATAGTGTAGCCTTAGAAACAACAACTGTTAGTAAAAATGCTTTTTTGGTTGTTTTGAATGTAGTTTTTGTGCCATTGATAATGTATGTAGTTTTTAAGGTTAAAATAAAATGGTATTTTGTTAGTGGATTAATCACAATGATTATTGGTTTTTTTATTTTGGTTTTCAATATAGATATTTTTAATTTAGCTAGCAGTTTAGCATCTTTACAAGGACAAAGCACTTTAGTTTTAGGTGATTATTTGACAATATTTGCTGCATTTGTTTTTGCAATGCAAATTGTCATGATTGGATATTTTGTTACTAAAGAAGATCCTATAAATTTAGTAATTATTCAACTTTCATGTGCTTGCATTTTTTCGTTAATTTATTGCATAATTAATAAGGAAGCAATTCCATTTATTAGTTTAGATTCGAATTTATTAGCATCTGCCTTTCCTGCGATTGCATACTTAGGAATTTCAGGTTGCTTTGCCTTTGCTGGACAACTAATTATTCAACAATATGTACCAGCCTCAAATGTTGCTTTAATTTTTTCAACAGAGTCAATGTTTGCATCAGTTTTCTCAGTATTGTTAGGACTTGAACCATTTACATCAGGATTATTAGTTGGAGCAATAGTAATTACAACAGGGATTATTTGGGCTGAAACAGGCTTTAAGTTTAATAGTGAAGAAAGTTAAATATAATTTATTAAGGACTAAGTCATTTTATAAGGCCTAGTTTTTATTTGTGATTTTAAAAGTGAAGTGAAATTAATTTTTTTGTATGATTATTTATTCATTTATTGATTAGCTATATTAATAAATAAGCCGATAGTTTTGCATATTTTAATAATTTATGATAAAATAAACTGTACTAAAATTGAGGTGAGAATATGAAGAGATTTTTGATAGATAAAAATTTCAAAAAACACATCATTAATAATGAAAAGACAAAAGAAATTATTCAAATGAAAAATAAAAGTGATAATGTAAATTATTATTATGTTGTTAGTAAAGATAATGATAAATTAGTTTTTTCAAAGGTATATCAAATTTTAATTGATAAAAAAATACCATTGAAAACTGATGTTGCATTAACATTAAAAAGAAAAATAAAATTAAGTGATATTAGAAGAGTTAAAACTGATTATTATAATGCTTATCAAGAATTGCTTGGTGAATTGAATAAAAAGAAAGAAACTAAAAAACAAAGATTAAGAAAGAGAATAGGTAAATATGCTTTAGCAGCTGTCTTGCTAGTTGCGATTGTTGGTATGGTTTTTATTTCTCAAACTAAAGAAGTAAGTATTATTGTTAATGGGATTGAACAAAAGACACGAACAAATCAATTCTTCTCTTCGATATTTGCTAAAAAGGTTGCTGAAAAAAATAAGTTTGAAGATTATAAATATTCTTGTTCAAGTGATAATATAATTGAAAATAAATCAGTAATAAAAATCAGTAATTTAAAAGAAGTCAAAACAACAATAAAAGGAAAATCAACAATTAATAAGACATATACAGATACTTTAGAAGAATTTATTGACGAACAAGAAAAAGCCTTAGAAAAATATAAAGGTAAATATTCTTATTTTGTCAAAGAATTTCAAAATGAAGCAAAACATAAGTCAGTTTATATGCATGATATTAGTGACTTGCAACTTTATTTAATGTCAAAGAAAACAAAAGAAAAGGTTGTAACTACTAAACATAAAACAAAGTATATTGATAATAGTAAATTAGAAAGTGGCACATTAAAAGTTAAACAAAAAGGTCAAGATGGTAAATATATAAAAAAATATGAAACTATTTACTTAAATGATAAGAGATTTAAAACTAATGTATCTATCAGTAAGGTAATTAAAGAGAAAAAAGATAAAATAGTCATGCGTGGAACAAAGGTTGTAAGTGCATCAAGTTCTGTTTGGGATCGTTTAGCACAATGTGAAACAGGTGGACGATGGCATTTGAACAGTGGTAATGGTTTCTATGGAGGATTGCAATTTAGTGCACCAACATGGCGTACAGCTGCAGCCAAAGTTGGAGTTAGTGCTGCCTATGCTCATGAAGCATCAAAGGCTGACCAAATAAAAGCTGCTGTTTGGTTACAAAGAAATTCAGGTTGGGGACAATGGCCACATTGTTCAAGCAAATTAGGATTAAGATAGATTAATGTTCTTTGAATATTAATCTATTTTTAAAGGAAGGAAAATTAAGATGATTGAAAAAATTAAAAAGTTTACTTATTTAAACAGACCATTAGAAGAAATTTTCAAGAAAATTGAAGTTAATGAAAAAGATGGCAAAATTTATGTGGTACTTGGATATGATAACGAAGATTTTGATGAAAAAGAAATTAAAAAAGGATTAATGAAGTATTTAAAAATTGATTTAAAAATACCAGGAGCAAAGATTACTTTTAAAGATTTAGTTGCTCAAGAATTATATGATAATAGTATTTTAGGAAAAGACAATATTTTATATTTATTAATTTCTTCAGGTAAAGGTGGAGTTGGTAAATCAAATGTTAGTGCTAATTTGGCAAATGCTTTTAATGAAAAAGGATATAAAGTAGCATTAATTGACTGTGATATTTATGGAAGTAGTATTCCAAATATTTTCAAAGTAACAAATTATCCACCAATTGTTGATAATGTGCTATATCCAGCAAATGTAAATGGAATTGATATTGTATCAGTTGATTTTTTAATGAGAGCATCACTACCAATTCTTTGGCGTGGACCAATGTTAAATAGAGCTCTAAATCACTTCTTCTATTTCACTAGATATCAAGAAGGAACACAAGTAGTAATCATTGATTTACCACCAGGAACAGGGGACGTTGCTTTAGATATGGCACAATTTATGCCACAAGCTTATCAAGTTGTAGTAACAACACCACATCCAGATGCAGCTTCAATTGCAATAAAAGCAGGAGAAATGGCTAAAACAATGAATCATCAATTATTAGGTGTAATTGAAAATATGTCATACTATATGTATGAAGGTAAGAAATTAGAAATATTTGGATTTGGTGGAGCAGACATGGTTGCTAATACCTTAGATATACCTTTGTTAGCTAAATTTGAAATAGAAACACCAAATAGTGGTTCTATTTATCAAGAAGGAGAAAATAATTATACTAAATATTTAAGTTTAGTTGATAAATTAATTGAGGAAAGTGGCTATAATGGGAAAACAAGCAGTAATAAATAAAACATGTGATTATATGATAGTTGATGGATATAATTGTGCTCAATCAATAATATATGGAATGTCTTTAATTTATGATGAAATTGACATAAAAAAAAGAGATGAATATATTGATATTGCTAAAACATTTGGTGGTGGAGTCGCTGGATTGCAACAAACATGTGGATTTATTATTGGAAGTAATTTAGGTTATTCGCTTATTTATACTGATGCTCAAGTAATTAAGGATAAAGTTAATAAAATTAATGATTTAATTATTGATGTTGCTGGTTCTTGGCAATGTGAAAAAATTATTGAAAATTTCAATGATATTGAAGAAAATAGACGATTGAATTGCTCTAAAATTTTAGCGAAAATTATTTCTTTTATTTATGATGATTCTAATAAGGACTAAATAGTGTCTTTTGTAGTATTTACATATAGTTAATAGTATAATTTAAGTAAATATAAAGCTTGGAGGTAAAAGGAAATGAAAGATTTAAAAGGAACAAAAACAGAAAAAAATCTACTTGCTGCATTTGCAGGGGAGTCTCAGGCACGTGTAAAATACGAATTTTATGCAAAAAAAGCTAAAAGTGATGGATATGAACAAATATCAGATTTCTTTGAGGAAACATCAGCTAATGAAGCACAACATGCTAAAATATGGTTTAAATTATTACATGATGGAATTCCAACGACTGAAGATAATTTATTAGATTGTGTTGCTGGTGAAAATTATGAGTGGGTAACAATGTATGCAGATTTTGCTAAAGATGCAAAAGATGAAGGCTTTGATAAAATAGCTCGTCTATTCGAAAATGTTGGTAAAATAGAAAAGCACCATGAAGAAAGATATCAAAAATTATATGATAACTTAAAACAAGGCACAGTATTTAGCAAAAATGAAGAAGAAACATGGGTATGCGCAAAATGCGGACATCGTCATTCTGGAAAAGTAGCTCCAAAACAATGTCCTGTATGTGATCATCCACAAGCATACTTTTCAATAGAAAATGATAAATACTAGTGAAGTAGAGTTTCTCTACTTCACTTTAATATTAAGAAAGGGAAAATTATAAATATTTAAATTGGTTGATATTTATATATTATGATAATTATATGAAAACATTAATAATAAATGGCAGCCCAAAAGTAAATGGTAATACATATCATGGGGCAACAATTATAAAAGAACAATTAGAAAAAGAAGGTATAGA is from Bacilli bacterium PM5-9 and encodes:
- a CDS encoding rubrerythrin (product_source=COG1592; cath_funfam=1.20.1260.10,2.20.28.10; cog=COG1592; pfam=PF02915; smart=SM00778; superfamily=47240,57802), producing MKDLKGTKTEKNLLAAFAGESQARVKYEFYAKKAKSDGYEQISDFFEETSANEAQHAKIWFKLLHDGIPTTEDNLLDCVAGENYEWVTMYADFAKDAKDEGFDKIARLFENVGKIEKHHEERYQKLYDNLKQGTVFSKNEEETWVCAKCGHRHSGKVAPKQCPVCDHPQAYFSIENDKY
- a CDS encoding drug/metabolite transporter (DMT)-like permease (product_source=COG0697; cog=COG0697; pfam=PF00892; superfamily=103481; transmembrane_helix_parts=Inside_1_6,TMhelix_7_24,Outside_25_33,TMhelix_34_56,Inside_57_62,TMhelix_63_85,Outside_86_94,TMhelix_95_112,Inside_113_118,TMhelix_119_141,Outside_142_155,TMhelix_156_178,Inside_179_190,TMhelix_191_213,Outside_214_222,TMhelix_223_245,Inside_246_265,TMhelix_266_295,Outside_296_305), which produces MKTWQANICLVIVAMIWGAGFVATEQALKFLEPLQMQIFRFGIAALIVTVVFFKRLKNASKQSIIYGSIIGLVFFIAMTFQTFGLTDTTVPKNAFITVTNVVWVPLISFIIFKIKPKAYLLYGIIVMLVGFFFLIFEVDIFNLSSSLASLSSQMNVTFGDFLTLICAIAFAAHIILGGRFVKDEDPITILIFQLYVSTILSIVLSCFMEGSPLNIEPSNLVSALPSLTFMAVFSSVISFALQLIAQQYVPAANTAVICSTESLFASIFAVLLGSVPLTSSLVISSFVITIGIIWAETGFKFKEEG
- a CDS encoding uncharacterized protein YabE (DUF348 family) (product_source=COG3583; cog=COG3583; ko=KO:K21688; pfam=PF06737,PF07501; smart=SM01208; superfamily=53955,64593; transmembrane_helix_parts=Inside_1_111,TMhelix_112_134,Outside_135_424) encodes the protein MKRFLIDKNFKKHIINNEKTKEIIQMKNKSDNVNYYYVVSKDNDKLVFSKVYQILIDKKIPLKTDVALTLKRKIKLSDIRRVKTDYYNAYQELLGELNKKKETKKQRLRKRIGKYALAAVLLVAIVGMVFISQTKEVSIIVNGIEQKTRTNQFFSSIFAKKVAEKNKFEDYKYSCSSDNIIENKSVIKISNLKEVKTTIKGKSTINKTYTDTLEEFIDEQEKALEKYKGKYSYFVKEFQNEAKHKSVYMHDISDLQLYLMSKKTKEKVVTTKHKTKYIDNSKLESGTLKVKQKGQDGKYIKKYETIYLNDKRFKTNVSISKVIKEKKDKIVMRGTKVVSASSSVWDRLAQCETGGRWHLNSGNGFYGGLQFSAPTWRTAAAKVGVSAAYAHEASKADQIKAAVWLQRNSGWGQWPHCSSKLGLR
- a CDS encoding drug/metabolite transporter (DMT)-like permease (product_source=COG0697; cog=COG0697; pfam=PF00892; superfamily=103481; transmembrane_helix_parts=Inside_1_6,TMhelix_7_25,Outside_26_29,TMhelix_30_52,Inside_53_63,TMhelix_64_85,Outside_86_94,TMhelix_95_112,Inside_113_118,TMhelix_119_141,Outside_142_160,TMhelix_161_181,Inside_182_185,TMhelix_186_208,Outside_209_222,TMhelix_223_245,Inside_246_251,TMhelix_252_274,Outside_275_277,TMhelix_278_300,Inside_301_307) → MKLWQARASLLIVALIWAFGYIATAETLKYISVTQMQVVRFAISVILLCIVFRKRLKLMNKRTIIYGICLGLVFFVSMTIHSVALETTTVSKNAFLVVLNVVFVPLIMYVVFKVKIKWYFVSGLITMIIGFFILVFNIDIFNLASSLASLQGQSTLVLGDYLTIFAAFVFAMQIVMIGYFVTKEDPINLVIIQLSCACIFSLIYCIINKEAIPFISLDSNLLASAFPAIAYLGISGCFAFAGQLIIQQYVPASNVALIFSTESMFASVFSVLLGLEPFTSGLLVGAIVITTGIIWAETGFKFNSEES
- a CDS encoding C_GCAxxG_C_C family probable redox protein (product_source=TIGR01909; pfam=PF09719; superfamily=52467; tigrfam=TIGR01909), with protein sequence MGKQAVINKTCDYMIVDGYNCAQSIIYGMSLIYDEIDIKKRDEYIDIAKTFGGGVAGLQQTCGFIIGSNLGYSLIYTDAQVIKDKVNKINDLIIDVAGSWQCEKIIENFNDIEENRRLNCSKILAKIISFIYDDSNKD
- a CDS encoding ATP-binding protein involved in chromosome partitioning (product_source=KO:K03593; cath_funfam=3.40.50.300; cog=COG0489; ko=KO:K03593; pfam=PF10609; smart=SM00382; superfamily=52540) gives rise to the protein MIEKIKKFTYLNRPLEEIFKKIEVNEKDGKIYVVLGYDNEDFDEKEIKKGLMKYLKIDLKIPGAKITFKDLVAQELYDNSILGKDNILYLLISSGKGGVGKSNVSANLANAFNEKGYKVALIDCDIYGSSIPNIFKVTNYPPIVDNVLYPANVNGIDIVSVDFLMRASLPILWRGPMLNRALNHFFYFTRYQEGTQVVIIDLPPGTGDVALDMAQFMPQAYQVVVTTPHPDAASIAIKAGEMAKTMNHQLLGVIENMSYYMYEGKKLEIFGFGGADMVANTLDIPLLAKFEIETPNSGSIYQEGENNYTKYLSLVDKLIEESGYNGKTSSNK